In the Harmonia axyridis chromosome 3, icHarAxyr1.1, whole genome shotgun sequence genome, one interval contains:
- the LOC123675479 gene encoding uncharacterized protein LOC123675479, with product MMISSNQDRTGEIKDQANKAARISGALRDIVWNNKHMRNQTKIRIYKTIVRPIMTYGIETRADTKVMKNALRTTEMKVLRNVLGLTLRDRRRNEDIRSECEVPDVVRWGRNRRRLWNAHVERMGDGRIAKIVREGTPGTRRPLGRPPKRWRDSWTSISQEA from the exons ATGATG ATCTCATCTAATCAGGACAGAACAGGGGAAATTAAAGACCAAGCAAATAAGGCGGCAAGAATATCGGGTGCTCTTAGAGACATTGTGTGGAACAACAAACACATGCGCAATCAAACCAAGATCAGAATATACAAAACTATTGTGAGACCAATTATGACATACGGTATCGAAACGAGAGCCGATACTAAAGTAATGAAGAACGCACTGCGAACTACCGAGATGAAAGTGCTCAGAAACGTCCTAGGCCTCACATTACGAGACAGAAGAAGAAACGAAGATATTCGCAGCGAATGTGAAGTTCCGGATGTAGTCCGATGGGGTCGCAATAGGCGAAGATTATGGAATGCCCACGTAGAAAGAATGGGCGATGGAAGAATTGCGAAGATTGTGAGAGAAGGAACACCGGGAACACGCAGACCGTTGGGGAGACCACCAAAACGCTGGAGAGACTCATGGACTTCGATCTCACAGGAGGCATAA